From Bifidobacterium longum subsp. longum JCM 1217, one genomic window encodes:
- a CDS encoding ABC1 kinase family protein, giving the protein MTKPTRATPESGSTPLSSRVDPILTPAKAEREAAANRSVDTSDTLKQTVTKATPSVSDETLALFGRRNDFATRYHLTRRGKIKRLGQITRIVEQFDVLHGLTPVKMRLMFEALGPTFVKVGQILSMRSEILPQSFCDELAKLRADADPMPYSTVLDVLAAEYGRPADEVFAHIDPKPLGSASLAQVHRATLKTGEDVAIKVQRPGVRETMAQDVSIMRSIAKAATKVIRTSQIVDLKGVVEELWDTFESETDFLIEARNLAEFKRFAARFKYMDCPTAYTELCTEHVVVMEYIDGISVSHPGRLVDAGYDLKEIGTKLVDNYATQILDDGFFHADPHPGNIIIRGGQIVLIDLGMTGRLDQRTRAVLKEMIFAVAKQDSPALAEGLLRFAGTEADPEDYPALLADLDVIVKEFGTVDLAELDIAAFLTALTQMAGRHNIEVPSTVTTVGRALVTLEGLLDEFIPDVNMIEIISDHIATSKSLKNATKDEIKSLGVEGHQALHATLGTMTELKTVARMLTRGQLRVNMELVGSEEPFQLLSDMVNRLTMALIVVGLFVGSSIVYYAGMKPIIFGIPVIGFMGYVVAFALGVWIVIDIYLKGRKTKKR; this is encoded by the coding sequence GTGACCAAGCCCACACGCGCTACGCCGGAATCAGGGTCGACCCCGCTTTCCAGCAGGGTCGACCCTATTCTGACGCCTGCGAAAGCCGAACGTGAGGCGGCGGCGAACCGGTCCGTCGACACGTCGGACACGCTCAAGCAGACCGTTACCAAGGCGACTCCGAGCGTATCCGACGAAACGCTGGCACTGTTCGGACGCAGGAACGATTTCGCCACGCGCTACCATCTGACGCGTCGTGGCAAGATCAAACGACTGGGGCAGATCACCAGAATCGTCGAGCAATTCGACGTGCTGCACGGCCTGACTCCGGTCAAAATGCGCCTCATGTTCGAGGCGCTCGGCCCCACGTTCGTCAAAGTGGGCCAGATTCTGTCGATGCGCTCCGAGATTCTGCCGCAAAGCTTCTGCGACGAACTCGCCAAACTGCGCGCCGACGCCGACCCGATGCCGTATTCCACGGTGTTGGATGTGCTTGCCGCCGAATACGGGCGTCCCGCCGACGAGGTGTTCGCGCATATCGACCCCAAGCCGTTGGGCTCTGCTTCACTGGCGCAAGTGCATCGCGCCACGCTGAAAACCGGCGAAGATGTGGCCATTAAAGTGCAGCGCCCGGGTGTGCGCGAAACCATGGCCCAGGACGTCTCCATCATGCGCTCCATAGCCAAGGCCGCCACTAAGGTGATTCGCACCTCACAGATCGTGGACCTGAAGGGCGTGGTCGAGGAGCTGTGGGACACCTTCGAATCGGAGACTGACTTTCTGATTGAGGCCCGCAACCTCGCCGAATTCAAGCGTTTCGCCGCCCGATTCAAATACATGGACTGCCCGACGGCGTACACCGAACTGTGCACCGAGCATGTGGTGGTCATGGAGTACATCGACGGCATCTCCGTCTCCCACCCGGGCCGGCTCGTCGATGCTGGTTATGACTTGAAGGAGATCGGCACCAAGCTCGTCGACAATTACGCCACGCAGATTCTCGACGACGGCTTCTTCCACGCTGACCCACATCCCGGCAATATCATCATCCGGGGCGGCCAGATCGTACTTATCGACCTCGGTATGACCGGTCGGCTCGACCAGCGCACCCGTGCAGTCCTCAAAGAAATGATTTTCGCCGTCGCCAAACAGGATTCGCCCGCTCTGGCCGAGGGGCTGCTGCGATTTGCCGGCACCGAGGCCGATCCGGAGGACTACCCAGCACTGCTGGCTGATCTGGACGTGATCGTCAAGGAATTCGGCACTGTGGATCTGGCCGAACTGGACATTGCCGCCTTCCTGACCGCACTGACGCAGATGGCCGGCCGCCACAACATCGAGGTGCCCAGTACGGTGACCACCGTCGGCCGCGCGTTGGTTACGCTCGAAGGCTTGCTGGACGAGTTCATTCCTGATGTGAATATGATCGAAATCATTTCCGACCATATCGCCACGTCGAAATCGCTGAAGAACGCCACCAAAGACGAGATCAAGTCGCTGGGCGTTGAGGGACATCAGGCTTTGCATGCCACGCTCGGCACCATGACCGAACTCAAGACCGTGGCCCGTATGCTGACCCGTGGTCAGTTGCGCGTCAACATGGAACTGGTCGGCTCTGAAGAGCCGTTCCAGCTGCTTTCGGATATGGTGAATCGTCTGACGATGGCCCTGATTGTGGTCGGTTTGTTCGTTGGCTCGTCGATTGTCTACTACGCCGGCATGAAGCCGATTATCTTCGGCATTCCGGTCATCGGCTTCATGGGCTACGTCGTGGCCTTCGCCCTCGGCGTATGGATCGTCATCGACATCTACTTAAAGGGGCGCAAAACCAAGAAGCGGTAG